Proteins from a genomic interval of Rhodococcoides fascians A25f:
- a CDS encoding valine--tRNA ligase, with the protein MTSSVPETPDNPADRLPKNWDPSEVEAELYRSWVDAGYFEADATSDKPPYSIVLPPPNVTGSLHMGHALDHTLMDALSRRKRMLGYEVLWLPGMDHAGIATQTVVEKQLAADGKTKEEFGRELFIDKVWDWKRESGGTIGGQMRRIGDGVDWSRERFTMDDGLSEAVQTMFKRMFDDGLIYRAERLVNWSPVLQTAISDIEVKFEDVEGELVSLRYGSLDDSEPHVIVATTRVETMLGDTAVAVHPDDERYKALVGTTLEHPFTGRQIPIIADDYVDPEFGTGAVKITPAHDPNDFEMGVRHSLPMPSIMDKAGRITDTGTQFEGMDRFEARVKVREALAEQGRVVAEKRPYLHSVGHSERSGEPIEPRLSLQWWVKVDGLAKAAGDAVRNGDTVIHPKSQEPRWFAWVDNMHDWCISRQLWWGHRIPIWYGPDGETVCLGPGESAPEGWEQDPDVLDTWFSSGLWPFSTMGWPEATADLEKFYPTGVLVTGYDILFFWVARMMMFGTYVGADDAITAGKQGPQVPFRDVFLHGLIRDQYGKKMSKSRGNGVDPLDWVDRFGADALRFTLARGANPGADMSVGEDHAQSSRNFANKLFNATKFALMNGAAPADLPPRAQLTDADRWILDRLEQVRAEVDSAFDRYEFSKACEALYHFAWDEVCDWYLEIAKVQFADEAIAATTRGVLGNVLDALLRLLHPVIPFVTETLWKVLTGGESLVIATWPAPAAEPLDHVAAQRIVDMQRLITEVRRFRSDQGLKPSQKVAARIVGVSEADLDGQISAVTALARLTEPAEDFAATASVEVRLSKATVVVELDTSGTVDLVAERARLVKDLAAAEKELAQTTGKLGNEAFLAKAPDAVVDKIRTRQSIAQEEIARITARIESMGN; encoded by the coding sequence GTGACCAGTTCCGTGCCAGAGACACCCGACAATCCAGCAGACCGCTTGCCCAAGAACTGGGACCCGAGCGAGGTAGAGGCCGAGCTGTACCGTTCCTGGGTCGACGCCGGGTACTTCGAGGCCGACGCCACCAGCGACAAGCCGCCGTACTCCATCGTGCTGCCTCCGCCGAACGTCACCGGCAGCCTGCACATGGGGCACGCTCTGGACCACACGCTGATGGACGCGCTGAGTCGCCGCAAGAGGATGCTCGGGTACGAGGTGCTGTGGCTACCGGGCATGGACCACGCGGGCATCGCCACGCAGACCGTGGTGGAAAAGCAGCTCGCTGCAGACGGCAAGACCAAGGAAGAGTTCGGCCGCGAGCTGTTCATCGACAAGGTCTGGGACTGGAAGCGCGAATCCGGCGGAACCATCGGCGGCCAGATGCGACGGATCGGCGACGGTGTCGATTGGAGCCGCGAGCGGTTCACCATGGACGACGGTCTGTCCGAGGCCGTGCAGACCATGTTCAAGCGGATGTTCGACGACGGCTTGATCTACCGCGCGGAGCGGCTCGTCAACTGGTCCCCGGTGCTGCAGACTGCCATTTCCGACATCGAGGTCAAGTTCGAGGATGTCGAAGGCGAACTCGTCTCGCTCCGTTACGGCTCCCTCGACGATTCCGAGCCGCACGTGATCGTCGCGACCACGCGAGTGGAAACGATGCTCGGCGACACCGCAGTGGCGGTGCATCCCGACGACGAGCGATACAAGGCTCTGGTCGGCACCACCCTCGAGCACCCGTTCACCGGTCGACAGATCCCCATCATCGCCGACGACTACGTCGATCCCGAATTCGGCACGGGCGCAGTGAAGATCACCCCGGCGCACGACCCCAACGACTTCGAGATGGGTGTGCGGCACTCGCTGCCGATGCCGTCGATCATGGACAAGGCCGGCCGAATCACGGACACCGGAACACAATTCGAAGGGATGGACCGCTTCGAGGCGCGCGTCAAGGTTCGTGAAGCTCTCGCCGAACAGGGCCGCGTGGTCGCCGAGAAGCGTCCGTATCTGCACAGCGTCGGCCATTCCGAGCGCAGCGGCGAGCCGATCGAACCGCGGCTGTCCCTGCAGTGGTGGGTCAAAGTCGACGGCCTCGCGAAAGCTGCCGGTGACGCAGTGCGCAACGGCGATACCGTCATTCACCCCAAGAGCCAGGAGCCACGCTGGTTCGCCTGGGTCGACAACATGCACGATTGGTGCATCTCGCGCCAGTTGTGGTGGGGACATCGGATTCCGATCTGGTACGGACCCGACGGTGAGACCGTCTGCCTCGGGCCGGGAGAGAGTGCGCCCGAGGGCTGGGAGCAGGATCCCGACGTCCTCGACACCTGGTTCTCGTCCGGCCTCTGGCCGTTCTCGACGATGGGGTGGCCGGAAGCCACGGCTGATCTCGAGAAGTTCTATCCCACCGGCGTTCTCGTCACCGGGTACGACATCCTCTTCTTCTGGGTCGCCCGCATGATGATGTTCGGCACCTACGTCGGAGCCGACGACGCGATCACCGCGGGCAAGCAAGGGCCGCAGGTTCCGTTCCGAGATGTGTTCCTGCACGGATTGATTCGCGATCAGTACGGCAAGAAGATGTCGAAGTCGCGCGGCAACGGAGTCGATCCGCTCGATTGGGTCGACCGGTTCGGTGCAGATGCGCTGCGCTTCACGCTCGCTCGCGGTGCCAACCCGGGTGCGGACATGTCGGTCGGTGAGGACCACGCGCAGTCCTCGCGCAACTTCGCGAACAAGCTGTTCAACGCCACCAAGTTCGCCCTGATGAACGGTGCGGCACCGGCAGACCTACCCCCGCGTGCCCAGCTGACCGACGCCGACCGGTGGATCCTGGATCGACTCGAACAGGTTCGGGCAGAGGTGGATTCGGCCTTCGACCGCTACGAGTTCAGTAAGGCCTGTGAGGCGCTCTACCACTTCGCCTGGGACGAGGTCTGCGATTGGTACCTCGAGATCGCCAAGGTGCAGTTCGCCGACGAGGCCATCGCCGCCACCACGCGCGGAGTGCTCGGAAACGTGCTCGACGCGTTGCTGCGCCTGCTGCATCCGGTCATTCCGTTCGTGACCGAGACACTGTGGAAGGTGCTCACCGGCGGCGAGTCCCTGGTGATCGCGACGTGGCCTGCCCCTGCCGCTGAGCCTCTCGATCACGTTGCGGCACAACGGATCGTGGACATGCAGCGACTGATCACCGAAGTCCGCCGATTCCGCAGCGATCAGGGACTCAAGCCCTCGCAGAAGGTCGCGGCCCGCATCGTCGGAGTATCCGAGGCGGATCTGGACGGACAGATTTCGGCGGTCACCGCTCTGGCCCGACTGACCGAGCCGGCCGAGGACTTCGCCGCCACGGCGTCGGTGGAGGTGCGACTGAGCAAAGCGACCGTGGTCGTCGAACTGGACACCTCGGGTACCGTCGACCTGGTCGCCGAACGAGCTCGACTCGTCAAGGATCTCGCCGCCGCCGAGAAGGAGTTGGCGCAGACCACCGGCAAGCTCGGTAACGAGGCGTTCCTCGCGAAGGCTCCGGATGCTGTGGTGGACAAGATCAGAACGCGACAGTCCATCGCGCAGGAAGAAATCGCCCGGATCACCGCGCGCATCGAATCGATGGGGAACTAA
- the folC gene encoding bifunctional tetrahydrofolate synthase/dihydrofolate synthase, producing MTEPDAALPTPPPSPVDLAELALVEAELDKRWGETKIEPSTDRISALMDLLGSPQKAYPSIHVAGTNGKTSVTRMIDALLTAFHRRTGRTTSPHLQMATERISIDGRPISPRLYVDTYNEIAPFVEMIDAQSEAAGGPRMSKFEVVTAMAFAAFAEAPVEVAVIEVGLGGRWDATNVVDGEVAVITPIGLDHVEFLGDDLATIAGEKAGIIKKAPESLVPRDTVAILAQQKPEVSDVLLRAAVQADAAVARAGSEFTVLGRQIAVGGQQLELQGLGGVYTDIFLPLHGEHQAYNASLALAAVEAFFGAGPDRQLDQDTVRAAFATIVNPGRLERVRNAPTVFLDAAHNPHGAAALAAALNDEFDFRKLVGVVSVMADKDVGAILDELEPVFDDIVVTHNGSARAMDVDALADIAVAKFGDERVVVASTLPDALETAIGLAEEVAEPGEAVSGAGVVVTGSVVTVGAARTLFGKDPA from the coding sequence GTGACCGAGCCCGACGCCGCACTGCCGACGCCGCCGCCGAGTCCGGTCGATCTCGCCGAACTGGCGCTGGTCGAGGCCGAGCTCGACAAGCGTTGGGGAGAAACGAAGATCGAGCCGTCGACGGATCGAATCTCGGCGCTGATGGACCTTCTCGGTTCTCCGCAGAAGGCGTACCCGTCGATTCATGTGGCCGGCACCAACGGCAAGACCTCGGTCACGCGCATGATCGATGCTCTGCTCACTGCCTTCCACCGACGCACGGGCCGCACCACCAGCCCGCACCTGCAGATGGCGACCGAGCGGATCAGCATCGACGGGCGGCCCATTTCTCCGCGGCTCTACGTCGACACCTACAACGAGATCGCACCGTTCGTCGAGATGATCGACGCGCAGTCCGAGGCCGCGGGCGGACCGCGAATGAGCAAGTTCGAGGTGGTCACGGCAATGGCGTTCGCAGCGTTCGCCGAGGCGCCGGTGGAGGTCGCTGTGATCGAGGTGGGGCTCGGTGGTCGTTGGGACGCCACCAACGTCGTCGACGGTGAGGTCGCTGTGATCACCCCGATCGGGCTCGATCACGTCGAATTCCTCGGCGACGACCTCGCGACGATCGCAGGGGAGAAGGCGGGGATCATCAAGAAGGCACCGGAATCGCTCGTGCCGCGGGACACCGTAGCGATCCTGGCGCAGCAGAAGCCCGAGGTATCGGATGTTCTGCTGCGGGCGGCGGTGCAAGCAGACGCTGCGGTGGCGCGGGCGGGATCGGAATTCACCGTGCTCGGCAGGCAGATCGCGGTGGGCGGTCAGCAACTGGAACTGCAGGGACTCGGCGGGGTCTACACCGACATCTTTCTTCCGTTGCACGGCGAACATCAGGCTTACAATGCGTCCCTGGCGCTGGCGGCGGTCGAGGCGTTCTTCGGTGCCGGCCCGGATCGTCAACTCGATCAGGACACCGTCCGCGCCGCATTCGCGACGATCGTCAATCCAGGGCGACTCGAGCGGGTCCGCAATGCCCCCACCGTGTTCCTCGATGCCGCACACAACCCGCACGGAGCCGCAGCGCTCGCTGCCGCCCTCAACGACGAGTTCGACTTCCGCAAACTGGTCGGCGTCGTCAGCGTCATGGCGGACAAAGATGTCGGAGCCATCCTCGACGAACTGGAGCCGGTCTTCGACGACATCGTCGTCACCCACAACGGGTCGGCACGGGCGATGGATGTGGACGCTTTGGCCGACATCGCCGTGGCCAAGTTCGGCGACGAACGCGTCGTGGTGGCGTCGACCCTGCCCGATGCCCTCGAGACAGCCATAGGCCTGGCCGAGGAAGTCGCCGAGCCGGGAGAAGCAGTCTCCGGTGCCGGAGTCGTCGTCACCGGATCCGTGGTGACCGTCGGCGCAGCTCGCACTCTGTTCGGAAAGGACCCCGCGTGA
- a CDS encoding DUF4233 domain-containing protein, whose product MSEPEFRPPTNDPWKGFRGVVAGTLVLEAIVTLLALPVVATLGGGATWFSTTYIVALAVVMILAAGKQGEPWAMKLNLILQLFVLAGAVFHLSIGAVGLIFIAVWLYLLYLRRDITERIRRGMLPGQRD is encoded by the coding sequence GTGAGCGAGCCAGAGTTCCGACCGCCCACGAACGACCCGTGGAAGGGCTTCCGCGGGGTCGTGGCGGGAACCCTCGTCCTCGAAGCCATCGTGACCCTGCTGGCACTGCCGGTGGTGGCGACCCTCGGCGGCGGTGCGACCTGGTTCTCGACGACGTACATCGTGGCGCTGGCCGTCGTGATGATTCTCGCCGCAGGCAAGCAGGGAGAGCCGTGGGCGATGAAGCTCAATCTGATTCTCCAGCTGTTCGTGCTGGCCGGGGCCGTGTTCCACCTCTCCATCGGGGCGGTCGGCCTGATCTTCATCGCGGTCTGGCTGTATCTGCTCTACCTGCGCCGGGACATCACCGAACGGATCCGGCGCGGAATGCTGCCGGGGCAACGGGACTGA
- the ndk gene encoding nucleoside-diphosphate kinase, translating to MTDRTLVLIKPDGVARRYVGEILGRVEKKGLSIVALELKTVSRELASAHYAEHESKPFFPDLLEFITSGPVVAAVLEGPRAIAAFRQIAGGTDPVAKAVPGTIRGDLALDGQQNLVHGSDSVESAEREIALWFPGLA from the coding sequence GTGACCGACCGCACCCTTGTACTGATCAAGCCCGACGGAGTTGCCCGGCGTTACGTAGGAGAGATCCTCGGCCGCGTGGAGAAGAAAGGTCTGAGCATCGTCGCACTCGAGCTCAAGACCGTCTCCCGTGAACTGGCCTCGGCTCACTACGCGGAGCACGAGAGCAAGCCGTTCTTCCCCGACCTCCTCGAGTTCATCACGTCCGGACCGGTCGTGGCCGCGGTTCTCGAGGGCCCCCGTGCCATCGCCGCCTTCCGGCAGATCGCCGGTGGCACCGACCCGGTGGCCAAGGCGGTCCCCGGCACCATCCGAGGTGACCTCGCGCTCGACGGTCAGCAGAACCTGGTGCACGGGTCGGATTCCGTGGAGTCGGCCGAACGCGAGATCGCGCTCTGGTTCCCCGGCCTGGCCTGA